One region of Halohasta litchfieldiae genomic DNA includes:
- a CDS encoding ABC transporter ATP-binding protein — protein MATITLDTITKRFDSTTAVDDVSLTIEDGEVLGIVGPSGCGKTTTLRLIAGFETATEGAIRYDDEDVTHVPPENRNVGLVFQGYALFNNMTVRQNVTFGPKMHGVGKQERRERANELLELLDIRELADRAPRTLSGGQQQRVGLARALAIEPRILLLDEPMTGLDAKLKQTLRQELGELLDELGVTTLYVTHDQEQAMAMCDRIAVMNEGRIEQVSSPAEIYESPANEFVANFIGTSNIVPATVFDGVVDFEFGKTGAAGLPNNGETRLAIRPNDFQVGSGPINAEITNLFYLGERVQAIVDTEAGTELTVQCDRHAVTDLAVGDQIAMDVDTSRIHAVSSNHDTETPNENPSHDGTSSSDWREQQH, from the coding sequence ATGGCAACAATCACGCTCGATACAATCACGAAACGGTTCGACTCGACGACCGCCGTCGACGACGTATCGCTAACCATTGAAGACGGTGAAGTACTGGGAATCGTCGGCCCCTCGGGTTGTGGAAAGACGACCACACTCCGCCTCATTGCTGGTTTCGAGACCGCAACCGAGGGGGCGATCCGGTACGACGACGAGGATGTCACTCACGTGCCACCCGAAAACCGAAACGTCGGACTGGTCTTCCAGGGGTACGCGCTGTTCAACAACATGACCGTTCGGCAGAACGTGACCTTCGGGCCGAAAATGCACGGTGTCGGCAAACAGGAACGCCGCGAGCGAGCCAATGAATTGCTCGAACTGCTCGATATTAGGGAGTTGGCTGATCGAGCACCTAGAACGCTTTCCGGTGGTCAACAGCAGCGTGTTGGGCTCGCACGGGCACTCGCTATCGAACCGCGGATTCTCCTGTTGGACGAGCCGATGACGGGTCTCGATGCGAAGTTGAAACAGACCTTACGCCAAGAACTCGGCGAACTGTTGGATGAACTCGGTGTGACAACATTGTATGTCACACACGACCAGGAGCAGGCGATGGCGATGTGTGACCGAATCGCCGTAATGAACGAGGGCCGCATTGAGCAGGTCAGCTCGCCAGCCGAAATCTACGAATCGCCCGCCAATGAGTTCGTCGCTAACTTCATCGGCACATCGAACATCGTTCCTGCAACCGTGTTTGATGGCGTCGTCGACTTCGAGTTCGGCAAGACGGGCGCGGCTGGATTGCCGAACAACGGTGAGACACGGCTTGCGATCCGACCCAATGACTTTCAGGTCGGCTCCGGGCCCATCAACGCGGAGATCACGAACCTGTTTTATCTCGGTGAGCGAGTCCAAGCCATTGTTGACACCGAGGCGGGAACCGAACTCACCGTCCAGTGTGATCGACACGCGGTGACTGATCTCGCGGTAGGCGACCAAATCGCCATGGATGTCGACACGAGTCGAATCCACGCCGTTAGTTCGAATCATGACACCGAGACTCCCAATGAAAACCCGAGCCACGACGGGACTTCGAGTAGTGATTGGAGGGAGCAACAACATTGA
- a CDS encoding metallophosphoesterase family protein: MQQQPPSDCRSESSPTVLDIQSPTPTRLAVIADPHLATDASGTWKCYHRTEAFLERAVDEVRSREPDGIVVAGDLTKDGEPHNFRRYDELVDPLGSVVTIPGNHDVPKSYIDHEVPSIESFAARYTETGYPFHRRFGDVDLLCLNSATMPDGSLRDTWGGCLSESQLDWLASTLPETTTPIVVLHHNLFAQPEHDDEFGENFHLSNSEQLLDILSENAPVLVISGHHHIPSCHHERGVTELIAPALCSYPSSFLEIEIGPNGTTVSRFPIATPAEKTELYTLGTTGSQLGRKVVEVAAERLRVDPFQ, encoded by the coding sequence ATGCAACAGCAGCCACCGAGTGACTGTCGGTCGGAATCATCGCCAACAGTACTCGATATACAGTCACCGACGCCGACACGCCTCGCGGTGATCGCCGACCCGCATCTCGCTACCGACGCCTCCGGAACGTGGAAATGTTACCACCGAACCGAGGCGTTCTTAGAACGGGCTGTCGACGAGGTTCGATCACGAGAGCCAGACGGCATCGTCGTCGCCGGTGATCTGACGAAAGACGGGGAACCCCACAACTTCCGACGATACGACGAACTTGTCGACCCACTCGGATCTGTCGTGACGATTCCTGGCAACCACGACGTGCCGAAGTCGTACATTGATCACGAGGTGCCATCCATCGAGTCGTTTGCGGCACGGTACACGGAAACCGGATACCCGTTCCATAGACGATTCGGCGATGTCGACCTGCTTTGTTTGAATAGCGCGACGATGCCGGACGGCTCGCTTCGGGACACTTGGGGTGGATGCCTCTCAGAATCGCAACTCGACTGGCTTGCCTCGACTCTCCCAGAGACAACAACGCCTATCGTCGTCCTCCATCACAATCTGTTTGCACAGCCAGAACACGACGATGAGTTCGGCGAGAACTTCCACCTGTCGAACAGCGAGCAACTGCTGGATATCCTCTCGGAGAATGCTCCTGTACTCGTTATTAGTGGCCATCACCACATTCCATCATGTCACCACGAACGGGGAGTTACGGAGCTAATAGCCCCGGCGCTGTGTTCGTATCCCTCATCGTTTTTGGAGATCGAAATCGGTCCCAACGGAACTACAGTCAGCCGATTCCCAATTGCGACACCGGCGGAGAAAACCGAACTCTACACGCTGGGGACGACAGGATCACAACTCGGTAGGAAGGTCGTAGAGGTCGCCGCCGAGCGACTCCGTGTCGACCCGTTTCAGTGA
- a CDS encoding DsrE/DsrF/DrsH-like family protein has protein sequence MSTDATAGSDADPSTDDLAELQAQVEALETELADLRSDVETGPKKMVIIATKGTLDMAYPPLILASTAAAFGYDVTVFHTFWGLEILHEKNSKNLQLSSVGNPNMPVPNAIAALPGMDRVTTRMMRNKIADNEVASVEELIDVSLESGVDLQACQMTIDLLGYDEEDFYDGVTTGVGAASAFQEMVEADIQLLV, from the coding sequence ATGAGCACCGACGCCACTGCCGGATCGGACGCCGATCCCTCGACGGACGACCTCGCCGAACTGCAGGCCCAGGTCGAGGCGCTCGAAACCGAGCTCGCCGACCTGCGCAGCGATGTCGAAACCGGCCCAAAGAAGATGGTGATCATCGCCACCAAGGGAACGCTGGATATGGCCTACCCGCCACTAATCCTCGCGTCGACGGCCGCGGCCTTCGGCTACGACGTGACGGTGTTCCACACGTTCTGGGGGCTCGAAATCCTCCACGAAAAGAATTCGAAGAACCTCCAGCTCAGTTCGGTCGGCAACCCGAACATGCCGGTGCCGAACGCCATCGCCGCCCTGCCGGGAATGGACCGGGTGACCACGCGGATGATGCGGAACAAGATCGCCGACAACGAGGTCGCCTCGGTCGAGGAGCTGATCGACGTCTCTCTAGAGAGTGGCGTCGACCTCCAAGCCTGCCAGATGACGATCGATCTGCTGGGCTACGACGAGGAGGACTTCTACGATGGCGTCACCACCGGCGTCGGCGCAGCCTCGGCGTTTCAAGAGATGGTTGAGGCCGACATTCAGCTCCTCGTTTGA
- a CDS encoding sulfurtransferase TusA family protein, which yields MSTETAAKTVDVKGQNCPMPVIKTKGAFDDVSAGETLEVVATDSGSLSDIKGWAESTADAELLDQQETTEGGEDVYKHYIKKVE from the coding sequence ATGAGTACCGAAACAGCAGCCAAGACGGTCGACGTGAAAGGACAGAACTGCCCGATGCCGGTTATCAAGACGAAAGGAGCCTTCGACGACGTGTCTGCAGGAGAGACGCTCGAAGTCGTCGCCACCGACTCCGGCAGCCTCAGCGACATCAAGGGGTGGGCGGAGTCGACGGCCGACGCCGAACTCCTCGACCAGCAGGAGACGACCGAGGGCGGCGAGGACGTCTACAAACACTACATCAAAAAGGTCGAGTGA
- a CDS encoding MBL fold metallo-hydrolase: protein MDADAMDFPTPESDVDSIAPESLKAQIDGGESVTILDARMASDYEEWRVDGETVESINIPYFEFLDEEIDDDVLARIPDDEHVTVLCAKGGASEYVAGALADRGYDVDHLEDGMNGWASIYEAHEVTEYDGAGTLIQYQRPSSGCLGYLVYDDDEAAIIDPLRAFTDRYLDDAAELGVDLTYAFDTHIHADHISGLRELADEGVEGVIPEAAVDRGVTYGDEMTLTNDGDSFAVGEATVETVFTPGHTTGMTSYLVGDSLLATGDGLFIESVARPDLEEGDEGAPEAAAMLYESLQEKVLPLADETLIGGAHFSDAAEPAADGTYTAPIGDLVERMDALTMDEADFIETVLADMPPRPANYIDIIETNLGQQVADDEEAFTLELGPNNCAASQDALTSDD, encoded by the coding sequence ATGGACGCAGATGCAATGGACTTCCCGACGCCGGAGTCGGACGTCGACTCGATCGCTCCCGAATCGCTCAAAGCCCAAATCGACGGCGGCGAGTCGGTGACGATCCTCGATGCCCGCATGGCCAGCGACTACGAGGAGTGGCGCGTCGACGGCGAGACCGTCGAGAGCATCAACATCCCCTACTTCGAGTTCCTCGACGAGGAGATCGACGACGATGTCCTCGCCCGAATCCCCGACGACGAGCACGTCACCGTGCTCTGTGCGAAGGGTGGCGCAAGCGAGTACGTCGCCGGCGCACTCGCCGACCGCGGCTACGACGTCGACCACCTCGAAGACGGGATGAACGGCTGGGCATCGATCTACGAAGCCCACGAAGTCACCGAGTACGACGGTGCGGGCACGCTCATCCAGTACCAGCGGCCCTCCTCGGGCTGTCTGGGCTACCTGGTCTACGACGACGACGAGGCCGCCATCATCGACCCGCTCCGGGCCTTCACCGACCGCTATCTCGACGACGCCGCCGAGCTGGGCGTCGACCTGACATACGCCTTCGATACCCACATCCACGCCGACCACATCAGCGGGCTCCGCGAGCTGGCCGACGAAGGCGTCGAGGGCGTGATCCCCGAGGCCGCAGTCGACCGCGGAGTCACCTACGGCGACGAGATGACGCTGACCAACGACGGCGATTCCTTCGCCGTCGGCGAGGCGACCGTCGAGACCGTCTTCACGCCGGGCCACACGACGGGTATGACCTCCTATCTGGTCGGCGACTCGCTGCTTGCGACGGGCGACGGCCTGTTCATCGAGAGCGTCGCCCGCCCCGATCTCGAAGAGGGCGACGAGGGCGCGCCCGAGGCTGCTGCGATGCTCTACGAATCGCTCCAGGAGAAGGTCCTGCCGCTGGCCGACGAGACGCTGATCGGCGGCGCACACTTCAGCGATGCTGCCGAGCCCGCCGCCGACGGTACCTACACCGCGCCGATCGGCGATCTCGTCGAACGGATGGACGCCCTGACGATGGACGAGGCGGACTTCATCGAGACCGTGTTGGCGGATATGCCGCCGCGTCCGGCCAACTACATCGATATCATCGAGACCAACCTCGGCCAGCAGGTGGCTGACGACGAGGAGGCCTTTACCCTCGAACTCGGGCCGAACAACTGCGCGGCCAGCCAGGACGCACTCACGAGTGACGACTAA
- a CDS encoding YeeE/YedE family protein → MITDLLGSGAIETLFPNGISRYAIGGLLVGLGTVVIYLGTGITAGASTFLESTLSYVSDRSRFAQYRASRDWRVVFTLSIIAGAGVYAIIYQGDPWALAGSAWITEVAPWRLFLGGILVGIGTRIGKGCTSGHGICGVGSVSRTSLVGVATFLVVAIITANIVAAFGVTP, encoded by the coding sequence ATGATCACTGATCTCCTCGGTTCGGGGGCCATCGAGACGCTGTTCCCCAACGGAATCTCCCGGTATGCGATCGGGGGACTCCTTGTTGGCTTGGGAACAGTCGTCATCTACCTCGGGACCGGGATCACGGCGGGGGCAAGCACGTTCCTGGAGTCGACGCTGTCGTACGTCTCGGATCGCTCGCGGTTCGCGCAGTACCGCGCCTCCCGGGACTGGCGTGTCGTCTTCACACTCAGTATCATCGCTGGCGCAGGCGTCTACGCCATCATCTATCAGGGCGATCCGTGGGCACTCGCGGGTAGCGCCTGGATCACCGAGGTCGCGCCGTGGCGGCTGTTCCTCGGTGGGATTCTCGTCGGGATCGGCACCCGGATCGGGAAGGGCTGTACCTCCGGGCATGGAATCTGTGGGGTCGGCTCAGTATCGCGGACCTCGCTCGTGGGCGTGGCGACGTTCCTCGTCGTTGCGATCATCACCGCGAACATCGTCGCCGCCTTCGGGGTGACACCATGA
- a CDS encoding YeeE/YedE family protein, whose amino-acid sequence MSRHPLFLPLVVVGGLIFGFGLGFSHMARPEVVIDFLTFEDFGLLFVMFGGSIVAGLAFWTLSSTGGSAPLTGRPYARRLKSFDKNVLIGGSVFGVGWGLSGICPGAAYASLGVGNWPIIYALAGMFVGAYLQGVWRSEPAADAAAVPSDD is encoded by the coding sequence ATGAGCCGCCACCCGTTGTTCCTGCCGCTGGTAGTGGTCGGCGGGCTGATATTCGGCTTCGGGCTCGGCTTCAGCCACATGGCCCGACCGGAGGTCGTCATCGACTTCCTCACCTTCGAGGATTTCGGCCTGCTGTTCGTCATGTTCGGCGGCTCGATCGTCGCCGGGCTGGCCTTTTGGACGCTGTCGTCGACCGGCGGGTCGGCCCCACTTACGGGACGGCCCTACGCGCGCCGGCTCAAATCCTTCGACAAGAACGTCCTGATCGGCGGCTCGGTCTTCGGCGTCGGCTGGGGGCTGTCGGGCATCTGTCCGGGCGCAGCCTACGCCAGCCTCGGGGTCGGTAACTGGCCGATCATCTATGCGCTGGCGGGGATGTTCGTCGGCGCATACCTCCAGGGAGTCTGGCGAAGCGAACCCGCCGCCGACGCGGCAGCGGTCCCGAGCGACGACTAA
- a CDS encoding M20 family metallopeptidase: MTHSEASHTTDRLVDIASDLLAVDTQNPPGDTRALAAWIETFFEELGIRTERVATDPAKPNLMATIPGQSDRTLLFNGHMDTVPFDPDGWTYDPLGERVDNRLYGRGATDMKGPLAAILYTAERFAERNQKPPVTLAFAVVSDEETGGAAGVSTLVDSALDNLDPDACVIGETTCSAGNHSVTVADRGSIWLTLEAEGTAAHGSRPIEGKNAIDRLWAAIEFLRRRLSLRELPVDDEMMPIIEESAAYYEPTLGQSAAESLFVYPTINLGTIEGGEAVNTVPGSARAELDIRLTAGVDTATVLADIRDCLDDHPAVSIADVRWSVGSYEPVDSPLVQAVTETASEVADDRIYRRSATGGGDAKKFRHAGIPTVEFAFGTDTVHAVDEYTTLQALNWNAAVYERLPAIFAEHSQ; the protein is encoded by the coding sequence ATGACTCATTCAGAGGCATCCCACACGACCGACCGGCTCGTCGACATCGCAAGCGATCTCCTGGCGGTCGACACACAGAACCCACCCGGCGACACACGGGCGCTCGCCGCGTGGATCGAGACGTTTTTTGAAGAGCTTGGCATCCGGACCGAGCGCGTCGCCACAGATCCGGCCAAGCCGAACCTCATGGCGACGATCCCGGGACAGAGCGACCGAACCCTGCTGTTCAATGGCCATATGGATACGGTCCCGTTCGACCCCGACGGATGGACATACGATCCACTCGGCGAGCGCGTCGACAACCGGCTCTACGGCCGCGGAGCAACCGATATGAAGGGACCGCTGGCGGCGATCCTCTATACTGCCGAACGGTTCGCCGAGCGAAACCAGAAACCGCCGGTAACCCTCGCCTTTGCGGTGGTCAGCGACGAGGAGACCGGCGGAGCGGCGGGCGTCTCGACGCTCGTCGACAGCGCGCTCGACAACCTTGATCCCGACGCCTGCGTGATCGGCGAGACGACCTGCTCGGCGGGCAACCACTCGGTTACGGTCGCCGACCGGGGAAGCATCTGGCTGACGCTCGAAGCCGAGGGGACCGCAGCCCATGGCTCCCGGCCGATAGAAGGGAAGAACGCGATCGACCGTCTGTGGGCGGCCATCGAGTTCCTCCGGCGGCGGCTCTCGCTTCGGGAGTTGCCGGTCGACGATGAGATGATGCCGATCATCGAGGAGTCGGCGGCCTACTACGAGCCGACACTGGGCCAGTCAGCCGCCGAGAGCCTCTTTGTCTATCCAACGATCAACCTCGGCACTATCGAGGGCGGCGAGGCCGTCAACACGGTTCCGGGGTCGGCACGGGCCGAACTCGACATCCGGCTCACCGCGGGCGTCGACACCGCGACCGTGCTGGCCGACATTCGGGACTGTCTCGACGACCATCCGGCGGTTTCGATCGCCGACGTGCGCTGGTCGGTCGGCAGCTACGAGCCGGTCGACAGCCCGCTGGTGCAGGCGGTCACCGAAACGGCGAGCGAGGTGGCCGACGACAGGATCTACCGGCGGTCAGCGACCGGCGGCGGCGACGCCAAGAAGTTCCGTCACGCTGGGATTCCGACCGTCGAGTTCGCCTTCGGGACCGATACGGTCCACGCTGTCGACGAGTACACGACCCTGCAGGCCCTCAACTGGAATGCCGCCGTCTACGAACGTCTCCCCGCAATTTTCGCGGAGCATAGCCAGTGA
- a CDS encoding inorganic phosphate transporter: MAWAIGAGSSGATPFAPAVGANAISVMRAAFIVGILGFLGAALQGASVSEAVGSDLVVGLTLPTAAVIVVLVTAAGLMAIGIVTGYPIATAFTVTGTVIGAGLALGGDPAWAKYTEIGTMWLLTPFVGSGVAYGIASILPRESVDERDSVPILAAAVGAIVVNIEFALLASGDRLASLSTVVAERFVPGLAGELGVSLVAAVVVGLAVRVDIARNGLGGLRRFLLVLGGLVAFSAGASQVGLAVGPLVPLVEETMITVSALAAGGGVGLLVGSWTGASQMIKAVSQDYASLGPRRSIAALFPSFVLAQIAVLYGIPVSFNQIMVSAIVGAGAAVGGSDAISRRKIGLTFGAWIGSFALAFALGYGVMSLVP; the protein is encoded by the coding sequence ATGGCGTGGGCGATCGGTGCGGGATCGAGCGGGGCGACACCATTCGCCCCCGCGGTCGGTGCGAACGCCATCTCGGTGATGCGGGCGGCGTTCATCGTCGGAATTCTCGGCTTTTTGGGAGCCGCCCTCCAGGGAGCGAGCGTCTCCGAGGCTGTCGGCAGCGACCTCGTCGTCGGGCTTACCCTGCCGACCGCCGCGGTGATCGTGGTGCTGGTGACCGCCGCCGGGCTGATGGCGATCGGCATCGTTACTGGATATCCGATTGCGACCGCCTTCACCGTCACCGGGACGGTTATCGGTGCGGGGCTCGCGCTCGGCGGCGATCCCGCGTGGGCGAAGTACACCGAGATCGGAACGATGTGGCTCTTGACGCCCTTTGTCGGTAGTGGCGTCGCCTACGGGATCGCCAGCATCTTGCCCCGAGAATCAGTCGACGAACGCGATAGCGTCCCGATCCTTGCCGCGGCTGTCGGCGCGATCGTCGTCAACATCGAATTCGCGCTGCTCGCCTCGGGCGACCGGTTGGCCTCACTGTCGACCGTCGTCGCCGAGCGATTCGTTCCCGGTCTCGCGGGCGAACTCGGCGTCTCGCTTGTCGCCGCGGTTGTCGTCGGACTGGCTGTCCGGGTCGACATCGCTCGGAACGGATTGGGCGGCCTCCGGCGCTTTTTGCTCGTTCTCGGCGGGCTGGTCGCCTTCTCGGCGGGCGCGAGTCAGGTCGGGCTGGCGGTCGGGCCGCTAGTACCGCTGGTCGAGGAGACGATGATCACCGTCTCGGCGCTGGCGGCCGGCGGCGGCGTGGGCCTGCTGGTCGGCTCCTGGACCGGGGCCTCTCAGATGATCAAGGCCGTCTCACAGGACTACGCTTCGCTGGGCCCGCGGCGGTCGATCGCCGCGCTGTTCCCCTCGTTCGTGCTCGCCCAGATCGCTGTCCTCTACGGGATTCCGGTCTCGTTCAACCAGATCATGGTCAGCGCGATCGTCGGCGCAGGTGCGGCCGTCGGGGGAAGCGACGCGATCAGTCGACGGAAAATAGGCCTGACTTTCGGCGCGTGGATCGGCTCGTTCGCCCTCGCGTTCGCCTTGGGTTACGGCGTGATGAGCCTCGTACCGTAA
- a CDS encoding YgaP family membrane protein: MEPNVGGLDRTARLVGGLLVALVGIVSLAGLLPLGSTVGAGLALVGAIVFGTGLTQQCLAYRLFGVDTCKRT, from the coding sequence ATGGAACCGAATGTCGGTGGTCTCGACCGAACCGCACGCCTCGTCGGCGGACTACTCGTGGCTCTCGTTGGGATCGTCTCGTTGGCTGGCCTTCTTCCGCTGGGGTCGACAGTCGGTGCTGGACTCGCGCTTGTCGGCGCGATCGTGTTCGGAACCGGCCTCACCCAGCAGTGTCTGGCCTACCGGCTGTTCGGCGTCGACACCTGCAAACGCACATAG
- a CDS encoding sulfurtransferase TusA family protein, whose protein sequence is MTQQNIEPTKTVDARGAACPGPLMDLIGAIRDVDPGDVVLLLSDSDRSLTDVPEWVEEAGNDLVAVEEGDDHHELYVEKV, encoded by the coding sequence ATGACACAACAGAATATTGAGCCAACGAAGACAGTCGACGCACGCGGGGCAGCCTGTCCAGGACCGCTGATGGATCTCATCGGCGCGATTCGAGATGTCGACCCCGGCGACGTGGTCCTGCTGTTGAGCGATAGCGACCGCTCGCTCACGGATGTGCCTGAATGGGTCGAGGAGGCAGGCAACGACCTTGTCGCGGTCGAAGAGGGTGATGATCATCACGAACTCTACGTGGAGAAAGTATGA
- a CDS encoding NAD(P)/FAD-dependent oxidoreductase, whose amino-acid sequence MTEEIVIIGGGTGGSVLANDLAERLDEEIDSGDVAVTLINDGPDHVYKPVWLYVPFGKREPEDGRRPLRELVDNRIEIRQDRVTEIDTDAQQLSTAERVSPTHYDHLVVATGSTLAPDEVPGLAEGGHDYYSEAGSLALRDELLEFTEGHLVLSVIGSPHMCPAAPLEFVFMADDWFRKRGLREDIEITYTYPIGRVHGNPHIADWAKPLMDEREINVETFFNGEAVDPEAGTLTSMEGSEVDYDLLVSIPPHRGVEMIEEAGLGDRGWVEVDKHTLEAEYAENVYALGDAAATGVPKAGSVAHYQAATVGQRLASEVRGQVPTAAYDGKTICFIETGMDSASFVEFDYQNPPSPVTPSEKIHWSKLAYNESYWLTARGLI is encoded by the coding sequence ATGACTGAAGAGATCGTTATCATTGGCGGCGGCACCGGCGGCTCAGTACTGGCGAACGACCTCGCCGAGCGGCTCGACGAGGAGATCGACAGCGGCGATGTAGCGGTGACGCTCATCAACGACGGGCCCGACCACGTCTACAAGCCGGTGTGGCTCTACGTCCCCTTCGGCAAGCGGGAGCCCGAGGACGGCCGCCGACCCCTGCGGGAGCTGGTCGACAACCGGATCGAGATCCGCCAGGACCGGGTCACCGAGATCGACACCGACGCCCAGCAGCTCTCGACAGCCGAGCGTGTCTCGCCGACCCACTACGACCACCTCGTGGTGGCGACCGGGTCGACGCTCGCCCCCGACGAGGTCCCCGGCCTTGCCGAGGGCGGTCACGACTACTACAGCGAAGCGGGCTCGTTGGCACTCCGCGATGAGCTCCTAGAGTTCACCGAGGGCCACTTGGTCCTCAGTGTGATCGGAAGCCCGCATATGTGCCCGGCCGCGCCGCTGGAGTTCGTCTTCATGGCCGACGACTGGTTCCGCAAGCGTGGCCTCCGCGAGGATATCGAGATCACCTACACCTACCCAATCGGCCGCGTCCACGGCAACCCACACATCGCCGACTGGGCCAAGCCGCTGATGGACGAACGGGAGATCAACGTCGAGACGTTCTTCAACGGCGAAGCGGTCGACCCCGAAGCCGGGACCCTCACGTCGATGGAGGGCTCCGAGGTCGACTACGACCTACTGGTGTCGATTCCACCCCACCGCGGGGTCGAGATGATCGAGGAAGCGGGCCTCGGCGACCGCGGCTGGGTCGAAGTCGACAAACACACTCTCGAAGCCGAGTACGCCGAGAACGTCTACGCGCTGGGTGATGCCGCCGCGACCGGCGTCCCGAAGGCCGGCAGCGTCGCCCACTATCAGGCTGCAACCGTGGGCCAGCGGCTCGCCAGCGAGGTCCGCGGGCAGGTGCCGACCGCCGCCTACGATGGCAAGACCATCTGCTTCATCGAGACGGGGATGGATTCGGCGTCGTTCGTCGAGTTCGACTACCAGAATCCACCGTCGCCGGTCACCCCCTCCGAAAAGATCCACTGGTCGAAACTGGCCTACAACGAATCGTACTGGCTCACCGCGCGGGGGTTGATCTGA
- a CDS encoding DUF1641 domain-containing protein, translating to MADSQQEVDGEAVEATDLEAAIAENPEAVADFIERLDAVNELLDVVDLGTSAMTDEMVVELSGTAETLAASADGIATDETVGLAESVGENGGELQEALDTLVDLQRSGTLDELAELGDVVSLGTSAMTDEMVRSLAGTGSSLGELADTAAQDDTRDGLTAMLNSVSAAEQAETVAIGPVGLMKAVRDPEIQHGLGYLLAIAKALGQQQSTDD from the coding sequence ATGGCCGACTCACAGCAGGAAGTCGACGGTGAGGCTGTCGAGGCCACGGACCTCGAAGCCGCCATCGCGGAGAACCCCGAGGCAGTCGCCGACTTCATCGAACGGCTGGACGCAGTCAACGAACTGCTCGACGTGGTCGATCTCGGCACGTCGGCGATGACCGACGAGATGGTCGTCGAACTCTCCGGAACTGCCGAGACGTTGGCGGCCTCGGCCGACGGCATTGCGACCGACGAGACGGTCGGCCTCGCCGAATCGGTCGGCGAGAACGGTGGGGAGCTCCAGGAGGCTCTCGACACGCTGGTCGACCTCCAGCGGAGCGGGACGCTCGACGAACTCGCCGAGTTGGGCGACGTGGTCTCGCTGGGCACGTCGGCGATGACCGACGAGATGGTCCGGTCGCTCGCGGGTACTGGCTCCTCGCTCGGGGAGTTGGCTGATACGGCGGCCCAAGACGACACCCGAGACGGGCTGACAGCTATGCTCAACAGTGTCTCTGCGGCCGAACAGGCCGAGACGGTTGCGATCGGGCCGGTCGGCCTGATGAAGGCGGTTCGGGACCCCGAGATCCAACACGGACTCGGCTACCTGCTTGCGATCGCCAAGGCGCTCGGCCAACAGCAGTCGACCGACGACTGA
- a CDS encoding class I SAM-dependent methyltransferase — translation MGFHTFDAEKAGRLEDAAKRYRSVSREELLGALEPTGSETVADLGSGTGFYTDDVAPYAERVYAIDIQPEMHEFYREKGVPENVELVTSSIEELPFDDDELNGAVSTMTYHEFASDDSLAELARVLRLGGRLVVADWSAEGEGESGPPVDERYSASEAAAALEKAGFEIETEQSRVETFVVVAVRTE, via the coding sequence ATGGGATTTCACACATTTGACGCGGAGAAAGCAGGTCGACTCGAAGACGCAGCCAAACGCTACCGATCGGTCTCACGGGAGGAGCTGCTCGGCGCGCTCGAACCCACCGGCAGCGAGACGGTCGCCGATCTCGGCAGCGGGACGGGCTTTTATACCGACGATGTCGCCCCCTACGCTGAGCGGGTGTATGCGATCGACATCCAACCCGAGATGCACGAGTTCTACCGGGAGAAGGGAGTTCCCGAGAACGTCGAACTCGTCACGAGCAGTATCGAAGAACTACCGTTCGACGACGACGAACTCAACGGAGCCGTCTCCACGATGACCTACCACGAGTTCGCCAGCGACGATTCGCTGGCGGAGCTCGCTCGCGTGCTCCGACTGGGTGGTCGACTCGTCGTCGCCGACTGGTCGGCCGAGGGCGAGGGCGAAAGCGGGCCGCCGGTCGACGAACGCTACAGCGCGAGCGAAGCAGCCGCAGCTCTTGAGAAGGCTGGCTTCGAGATCGAAACCGAACAGTCCAGAGTCGAAACGTTCGTTGTCGTCGCGGTTCGGACCGAGTAG